The DNA window GCCACTGCGCTTTCCATGGGCTCAGCTTCAGCCTCCTCGTCACTGACGTTCCTGCGGGGTCAGCTCTCGCTGTCCCATAGGAGTCTCCGTGGCCAGAACGATTGCTAGCATGAGTCTCCAATCAGAGAGAGTAACCAACTAATTTACTTTTTAAGAAGCTTGATCATTCCTAACTCAGGGTCTAGGGAAGCGCCTGCATGATTAGTATATATGACGATATAAGTATTCATTCTTTGGCTAACACATGAAATTTATTTGTGCAATTTACAATGCTATAAACCGCTCTGATCGCTTAGGAGATAAATAGATAGATCAAAGAGTATCAAGAGTTTTTACAATTAAACAATTCAAGAAGAGGTATTGGATGCACCGCCCCAATACCTCTTTTACTCTTTATTTTATTTGCCCATTTCCGCGTATAATGTATTTTGTTGAGGTTAAGGCTGGCAACCCCATGGGTCCTCTTGCATGAAGCTTTTGTGTGCTAATGCCGATTTCTGCGCCAAATCCAAATTCGAAACCATCTGTAAAACGAGTCGAAGCATTGTGATACACTGCTGCGGCATCAATTTCCATGAAAAATTGATCGACGTTTTCTGGATTTTTCGAAATGATTGCCTCTGAATGTTTGGTTCCGTATGTATTGATGTGTTCAATTGCTTTACTGACACTATCCACAGTTTTGATCGCCACTTCAAGTCCGAGGTATTCTGTTCCCCAATCCTCTTCTTCTGCAGCTATCACATTAGGTGAGAGTTTTTGCACGGGTTCGTTCCCGTGGATTGTTACTTGCTGGTCTTGTAAAGCACTCATCAATAGTGGCAAATGCTTATCGGCCCAAGCTTGGTGAACCAAAATACTTTCACAAGCATTGCAGACAGATGGACGTTGTGTTTTGGCATTTAACGCGATATCAATTGCCATTTGAACATTTGCTGTTTCATCGATATAAATATGACAGTTTCCTGCGCCAGTTTCTAAAACTGGAACTGTCGAATTTTGAACAACCGTCTGGATCAACTTCGCGCCTCCACGAGGAATTAACACATCCAAGTATTGATTTAACTTGAACATATGCGATGCTGCTTCTCTGCTCGTGTCTTCTAATAACTGCACAGACTCCACTGGCAACTCACTTTTTTCTAATGCTCGGTGAATAACAGCAACAATTGCTTTATTCGAATAGATGGCTGTAGAACTGCCACGCAATACGACCGCATTCCCTGTTTTCAAACATAAGCTCGAAGCATCTACTGTAACATTCGGGCGTGCTTCATAAATCATGCCAACAACACCTAAAGGTACGCGAATTTTGGACATGGTTAAACCGTTTGGACGCTCCCATTTCTCAAGTACTTCACCCACGGGATCTGCTAGTTTTGTTAGTTGGATCAAAGCATCCGCCATGTCTTTGATTCGATCTTCATCTAGCTTAAGACGATCTACTAACGACTCACTCATATTATTTTGACGGCCAACTTCCACATCTTTGTTGTTTTCCATTAAAATATAAGTTTGTTCTTCTAGCAATTGTGCTGAAATGGAACGCAAAGCGTTATTTTTTTGCTTTGTCGTCGACTTTGCTAGTATCGCTGAAGCTTGTTTTGCCTTTTTCGCTTTTTGTAGAAGTTCGCTTTGGTCCGTTTCTTGCTCTTGAAAAAGTTTCGTCATCCAATTGCCCCTTTCAATTTTTGGTTTATTAAACGTTCATTTCTGTTTTCACACCGATATAGGTTCCATCGCCAATGCCTTTAAAAATATCGACTAGTTTTTCGCTGCCAGTTCCAGAACCGATAAATACTTGGACGCCAAAAGCAAGCGCCGTACGAGCGGCTTCTACTTTAGATTTCATACCGCCAGTTCCTACGTCAGAGCCTTCAGAAGAAGTTGCAGCTATTAGTTCATCAGGGATGTCTTGTAAATAGAGGTATTTCTGAGCTTGAGGGTTGGTTCTTGGGTTTTCGAGATAAATGCCATTAATATCGGTTAAAATTATGAGGAAATCGGCATGAATCAGCCCACTAACTAGCGCAGACAACATGTCGTTATCACCAAAAGTGAGTTCTTTTACTGCAACTGAATCATTTTCATTAATGATTGGCATAACATTCCGTTCCAAGAGCTTGGAAATGGTATCATTGGCATTTTTGTAAAGATCTTTCGTCAGCAACAATTGTGCTGCGACAATACTATGCTTTTTACACTCATCGGCGTACGCCTGCAGTAACAAGCTTTGCCCCACTGCTGCAGCCGATTGTTTATCGACTGTCGTATTAGGTCGAGATAAATACCCCATGCCCATACATCCTGCAGCAACAGCTCCAGACGAGATCAATACCACTTCGTGTCCTTCTTCTTTTAAACGAGCTAGTGCATCCACGTGCTCTCGCAACTTCTCAATTGATAGCTTTCCCTGTTCATCTGTTAACGAACTACTTCCGATCTTCACAACAATTCTTTTCTTCTCCACGTGCATTCACCACCCGTTTTTGATAAATAAAAAAATCTTCCATTTGTTCAAAAACGGAAGAACCTTGCCTCCGTGACTAAATTTCCATCGACTTTTTTATCGAATCTCTTGAATAGAGTTATTATGCACTCTTTCGTATTTTAAGTCAATTATTTATTTGTATTTTTCTTTTAAATAAGACTTTAATGGATTTAAATATACAATATTAATGAATATTTATTCATTTTAATGTAGTGTTATTAACGATCTTTTTTAGGCTATCTGTTTCGCAAGGACGAAAACACAATAAATGAGTCAGATTATTCTGCATAAAAAAGAACTTAAAATATACGTCAGTTTACCATATATTTTCAGATTCACACACGGCACTTTTGACTGAGAATTTGCTGCATGAAAAAAAGCACAGGAGAAATCCCATGCTTTTTCGTTACTATTATAAAGTGTGGTAGTCTGCTTCTAATTGTTTTATGCTTCTGTACTTCATAATTTGAGCTGCGTACCACCCAACAACTACCAATGTGATGCAACCGCCAATAATCGCAGATACTTGGTAATCCATATTCAAGCCTTCTGGTGCATAGAAAATGTACATGGAAACGACTGCTGTCATAAAGATTGCAGGTACACCTGCCACCCAGTGAAATTTAAAGTTTTTCAATAAGTAAACTGCTGCCGTCCAAAGCATAAACGTTGCTACCAACTGATTGGTCCACCCAACATAACGCCAAAGGAATGTATAATCGATTGTTGCCATATAGAACGTTGGAATTCCTAGTGGTATCGTGACTAGCAAAACTTTCACTTTGCCTTGCATGTTGACAAATTTCGAAAGAATATCCGTTAAAATCATTCGTGAAGAACGAAGTGCCGTGTCACCTGTAGTGATAGGCAAAATAATAACACCAAAAATCGCTAGCAAGCCACCGATCGATCCAAGTAACGTGATTGAAATTTCGTTGACCACACCAGACGGACCACCTGCAGCCAGCGCCGCTCCAAGTCCCTCAGTGCCGTTGAAAAATGTCATTCCGGCTGCTGCCCAGATTAAAGCAATAACACCTTCAATAATCATAGCTCCGTAAAAAATCTTACGACCATCTGACTCTTTTTTCATCGTTCGTGCAATAATCGGGCTCTGCGTACAATGAAAGCCAGAAATTGCACCACATGAAATAGTGACCATTAATAACGGCCAAATCGGCAAAGTGCCTGGATGTAAATTTTCGAAAGTAAGGTTTGGCATTGGTTTGCCAGAGAATACGAGTGCCACAGCTACTGCAATCGCCATAAATAGTAAAATCCCGCCTAGTAGCGGATAAATACGCCCAATAACTTTATTAATGGGTAAAATCGTTGCCAAGATAAAATAGAAGAAAATAATTGCTAATGCCGTGATAAAGTTAATCGGTGTAATTTGCGCGATCAACTGTGCCGGACCAGCCGTAAAAGCTGCAGTCACCAATAACATCAACACAAGAGAAAGGCCATTGATGAATACTTTCGCATTTTTCCCTAGGTACTTCCCAACCAAGGTTGGAAATTGTGCCCCGCCGTGACGCATCGAAAGCACACCTGAAAAATAATCGTGTACCCCTCCAGCGAAAATACTACCCACAACAATCCAAACAAAAGCTACCGGACCGTACAACGCACCTGCAACTGCCCCGTATATTGGACCAAGACCTGCAATATTCAATAATTGAATCAAATTACCTTTCCACCAGCTCATTGGCACAAAATCTAATTTATCGGTTTTGGAATACGCGGGTGTGGGTGTCTGATCATCAATTCCAAAAACACGTTCGATGAATTTCGAATAAAATACATAGCCTAAAATAAGTAGTACCAGTGCAGCAAAAAAGGTTATCATATGCGGTTCCTCCTGATGTGTTGTTAAGTATAAAGAATGATAACATGTTTTTTCAATATATAAACATAATATTTAGAAAAAACCAAATTTACTGCAAATTAACTACTTCATCTATTTCAAACGTGGTTTTACTGGTTTTATGTACTCATATAGTAGGCATTTCATATTTCTCAATAGTAATAAAAAAGTACTCGGATGTAATTCATCCAAGCACTCTTTGTAGTGATTAATCAAATTGCGTAGTAAAATTTTTTGCTTTTGCAAGTTGTTCTCCATGACTACTAAAGACATCACTTGTCGTAATTTCGATTGAATCGATCTTACTTTCCTCGATGATAAATCCTACATTTCCTCGCTTTGTTTCGCCTGCCATTAGTGTACCGGTCAGTTCCTCCAAATAAATATCATCTTCCCAAAGCTTTAGTTCTTCTTTGTCCGTTTCCAGTAAAGCTACTGGGGCAAAGTTCACATCCTCGTCAGAGAGATTGGAGATTTCTACGAACATCTTAACTAACGTGAATTCTTGTTCATGTGTGTAGGAGTGGTAAAAATCGATTAAGCTATAATCCGGCTTTAGTTGTAAAATTTTCGATTCTTTTACGGTTAACTGGACAGGTCCAATTTCATACGCTTTGGAATTCATGTTGACTGCTTTTACAACCGCTTCTCCTTTAGCATCCTTCTTGCTTTGACCAAGGTTTTGCAAGGTGCGATCATCTGTAACTTGAGGATTCAAGACATAGTCTTCGTAATAGTCAGGAATTTCTTGTTCAGCAACTGCTGAAGCCACCGCTACCGTATCCTGCTTCTCAGAGCATCCTCCGAGTATCAATGCCGAGAATATGGTTAAATAAATCGCTTTTTTCATTCCATGTCCTCATTTCACTTTATTACTTGTCGTTAATCTCAACTTTTGCTTTTAGCAAATCGAAAATGATTTTAGCATGATCCGTATTGTCGAGCTTGCCTGCAAACTTGTCACTTGCTGGACCATATGCGTAAACTGGAACATCTTCTCCCGTGTGGCCCCCAGTTGTCCATCCTGTATGTGTGCGCTCATTGAAAATTTCTTCGATTGCGTTATCAATAGCTGTGTATTTTCTACCTTCTGCAGCTTTTTTCACAGCTCCTATTTCTTCAGCAGTTAAGTCAAGGTCAATATAATCGCTTAACGTTTCCTCTACACTAGCACCGTCTACAATTTGTTGCGCCATAAAATCAGGTGTCCGCTTTGCTGCTTTGATCGGCTCGCCGAACCAGTTATAGATTCCGTCTGCTCCAATCGAGAAGCCGCCTGTCGAATGATCGGCTGTTGCAACCACTAACGTATTACCGTCTTCCTTTGCAAATTTGATTGCAGCTTGGAATGCTTTATCAAAGTCTTCCATTTCGCTCATAGCTGCGACGATATCATTATCATGTCCTGCCCAATCAACTTGACTGCCTTCTACCATTAAGAAGAAACCCTCCTTGTCTTTTGATAAACGATCAATGGCAGATGTCGTCATTTCTTCTAACGATGGTGTGCTATCGTCACGATCAATCATTTTTGGAAGACCTGCCGGTGCAAACAAACCAAGCACTTGCTCATCATCATTTTTTAAGAGTTCATCACGGTTTGTCAGGTAGCTATAACCGTCTTTTTGAAATTCTTCCGTAAGATTACGGTCTGTTCGTTCGAATAAAGAAGTTCCTCCACCTAAAAGAACGTCTACTTTATGTTCTCCGTCGATTAATTCGTCGTAATAGTCATCTGCAATTGCATTCATATTTTTTCGTGCAA is part of the Planococcus sp. PAMC 21323 genome and encodes:
- a CDS encoding carbon starvation CstA family protein, with translation MITFFAALVLLILGYVFYSKFIERVFGIDDQTPTPAYSKTDKLDFVPMSWWKGNLIQLLNIAGLGPIYGAVAGALYGPVAFVWIVVGSIFAGGVHDYFSGVLSMRHGGAQFPTLVGKYLGKNAKVFINGLSLVLMLLVTAAFTAGPAQLIAQITPINFITALAIIFFYFILATILPINKVIGRIYPLLGGILLFMAIAVAVALVFSGKPMPNLTFENLHPGTLPIWPLLMVTISCGAISGFHCTQSPIIARTMKKESDGRKIFYGAMIIEGVIALIWAAAGMTFFNGTEGLGAALAAGGPSGVVNEISITLLGSIGGLLAIFGVIILPITTGDTALRSSRMILTDILSKFVNMQGKVKVLLVTIPLGIPTFYMATIDYTFLWRYVGWTNQLVATFMLWTAAVYLLKNFKFHWVAGVPAIFMTAVVSMYIFYAPEGLNMDYQVSAIIGGCITLVVVGWYAAQIMKYRSIKQLEADYHTL
- the proB gene encoding glutamate 5-kinase, coding for MEKKRIVVKIGSSSLTDEQGKLSIEKLREHVDALARLKEEGHEVVLISSGAVAAGCMGMGYLSRPNTTVDKQSAAAVGQSLLLQAYADECKKHSIVAAQLLLTKDLYKNANDTISKLLERNVMPIINENDSVAVKELTFGDNDMLSALVSGLIHADFLIILTDINGIYLENPRTNPQAQKYLYLQDIPDELIAATSSEGSDVGTGGMKSKVEAARTALAFGVQVFIGSGTGSEKLVDIFKGIGDGTYIGVKTEMNV
- a CDS encoding alkaline phosphatase, with amino-acid sequence MIHRKLKTKVLPIALASAVAFTGVGLFTPSAEAGAFDKHQGKAHGHEDAKDKKNKKEKVKNVIFLIGDGMGTSYTSAYRYLQNDPSTKFVENTALDAYLVGQQSTYPEDPHQNVTDSASAATAMAAGIKTYNSAIAVDNDKNSVKTVLEAAKEKGKSTGLVATSEITHATPASFGAHDIARKNMNAIADDYYDELIDGEHKVDVLLGGGTSLFERTDRNLTEEFQKDGYSYLTNRDELLKNDDEQVLGLFAPAGLPKMIDRDDSTPSLEEMTTSAIDRLSKDKEGFFLMVEGSQVDWAGHDNDIVAAMSEMEDFDKAFQAAIKFAKEDGNTLVVATADHSTGGFSIGADGIYNWFGEPIKAAKRTPDFMAQQIVDGASVEETLSDYIDLDLTAEEIGAVKKAAEGRKYTAIDNAIEEIFNERTHTGWTTGGHTGEDVPVYAYGPASDKFAGKLDNTDHAKIIFDLLKAKVEINDK
- a CDS encoding glutamate-5-semialdehyde dehydrogenase; the encoded protein is MTKLFQEQETDQSELLQKAKKAKQASAILAKSTTKQKNNALRSISAQLLEEQTYILMENNKDVEVGRQNNMSESLVDRLKLDEDRIKDMADALIQLTKLADPVGEVLEKWERPNGLTMSKIRVPLGVVGMIYEARPNVTVDASSLCLKTGNAVVLRGSSTAIYSNKAIVAVIHRALEKSELPVESVQLLEDTSREAASHMFKLNQYLDVLIPRGGAKLIQTVVQNSTVPVLETGAGNCHIYIDETANVQMAIDIALNAKTQRPSVCNACESILVHQAWADKHLPLLMSALQDQQVTIHGNEPVQKLSPNVIAAEEEDWGTEYLGLEVAIKTVDSVSKAIEHINTYGTKHSEAIISKNPENVDQFFMEIDAAAVYHNASTRFTDGFEFGFGAEIGISTQKLHARGPMGLPALTSTKYIIRGNGQIK